The DNA sequence TTGCCTCCTTGAAAAAAAAACGACAGGGTATTTATAAACATGACGCTGTAGTATGGAACTCATCCTGGATCGCTTTGACGGCGGCTCGTTTTCGGGAAGGACTTATCAGTTTCCCTCCGAGATATATTTCAGCATTTTGTTGTCCAGAGACAAATCGAAGGCCAGTTCTTTCAGTCGTTTGTTTTCGTCTTCCAGCTGTTTGAGGCGATTGGCTTCTTCCGATTTCATACCGCCGTACTGATTTCTCCAACGCAGATAAGTCGATTCATTGACTTCCAGGATCTACAGCATGGATGCCAGACCTTTACCAGCATTCAGCATCGCATCCGTATCACGCCGCTTGCGGAAAATTTGCTCGGGTTTATGACGTTTTCTTCTCTTGTTCATCAAAAGTTCTCCTCGTCAAAAGGACGCTAAGAGCCTTCTTAACAATTGGACCAGTTTTTGAAAAGCAGGCCAACTCCAGATTGGTAGGCGCTAAATTTCGTGTCGCATTGGAAGCAAGACTGTGAATTTCTCGCGGGCCTGCTACTGCCCAATAGCGTTTGAGTCGAACGGATGAACCAACTAGAGGCATATCGATTCATGAGTGATGAGTAGTACACTTATCATTGCATGCTGGTATTCGGCATGTCAGCCAGGCATTCTTGGTGCAGCACGAAAAAGTGTTAAAGGGCATGCAATTTGCATCTAGCCATTTCCAACAGAAGGCCTAGGAGAATGCTCGACTTCATTGGTAAATGGCTGTCGAAATATGCCCACCCTGGCCGTTTTTCGACAGGGCGTGCAGTGGTTACTTAAATGACACATTCTAAGTAACCGTATCAAATCACTCTGTATAAAGTATCTCTGAAGACGTACTGAAAATTAGAGGGCTTGCAGGGTTAGTATGGCTTTGGCGTGAAGGCCAGATGTGAATGCTTGAAATCACTTTTCAGGCGATACCGTCCCTTCTTGGTGTTTTTATTTAATCTTAAAAATCAGGAAATGTTATGAACAAAGAGCGAATGAAAAATGTGAATGGTTTTACTTTAATAGAGTTGCTCGTCGTTATAGCGATCATTGCAATTCTCATTGCTTTGTTGTTACCCGCAGTGCAACAGGCGCGGGAGGCAGCACGACGATCACAGTGTAAAAACAATCTGAAGCAAATCGGTTTGGCAATGCACAACTACAACGACACGCATCGAGTATTTCCCCCTGGATATGTAAGCGTTGACCCAGCAAACACTGGTTCTATTGAACAAGGACTTTATGGCTGGGGAGCATTCATTTTACCATTCCTGGATCAGGCTCCATTATTCCAACAGTTAAGAGTTGGTGATGTTCGACTGCAGGCTAATCTTACCAATCCGATCACAAGGGGTATTCTTGAAACACCAATTCCCATTTTTAACTGCCCCTCCGATATCGGCCCCGCCTTGAATACTTGGAACAATACGTCTGGCTATGATCGACGTGTTACGTCGGACGGAACAAATCGAATTGCGATTGCCAAGTCTAATTATGTAATGGTGTCAGGATCTGGAGACAGTACTACCCCCGCTGTTACTCCTGTCACCTATGGAGCCCACAACGGGATTGGTGCTCAGAATTCCAATACACGTATTCGTGATATTACAGATGGCACAAGCAATACTCTCGCAGTAGGTGAGCGTGCCTTTCAAGTGGGTCAATTACAAACTGGAGCAGGGACCGTTATGGGGTTCAGCGCGGTTACAAATAGTGGAATCAAAAATGGCGGAACTGCGGTACTTGGGATTGCTTATTGGGGGATCAACCAGACTGTAATTCAGTCAAACCATCAATCACGTAGTTTTAGTAGTCCACATGTTGGTGGCGCCCATTTTCTTATGTGTGATGGTGCTGTCCGTTTTCTGAGTGAGAATCTCGATTTCAGGGGAAACAGCATCGGTTCCGGCTTTCAAATAGACAGTACATTTGAAAGACTACTTTCCAAAAATGATGGACAGGTCATCGGAGAGTTTTAATCATACTTTGCAAGAATCGTATTCAACACTTGCTATCTCAACTAGACAACCAAACCTAGAGAGTAAAGGGGCTTATTGATTTGCTATGTCTAATCTTGCTTGGGCTCTATGGAGCTCTCAATTTAAAGTGACCGTACATAGAGAGGTTAGATAGATGGTTTCAATCAGTAGATTTTCATCACAGTTTTTACTTTTTATGATTATTTTCATTGCTCTGGGATGCGGTCAACGGGGAAGCGATCAGCCAGATTTAGGCTACGTTCAAGGAACAGTTACAATGGATGGAAAACCTTTTGTTGGCGCCATTATCGTATTCTCTCCGGAAAATGGTCGCCAATCAGCCGGAACCCTGGATGAGAACGGGAAATACGAACTTGAATACATGCACCACTCAAAAGGAGCCAAATTGGGAAGTCATACAATAGGTTTTGGAACCCCAACAGGCGAAACACTCGCCGTTCCGATCCCCAAAAAATATTTGTACGGTACAGAGACAGGATTAAAAGCAGAAGTAAAACCTGGAAACAATTCTTTCGATTTTTCATTGAAATCAAAATAGTCAGTTATTCCCAAAGATATAATCGATCATTCAATAATATGGTAAACCCATTGATGGAAACGCTGATTTACAATAAGACTGTATGGGCTGGTGGCCATTCGTGTGTGCTATAATTATTGTCGCGCACACATTCTGCTCCAGCGGGGGGCTAATGCGTAAAATGCAAACTGGTGGATCGTTCCTACTCTGAAGAAGGCCTGTAGATCAGTTACACTCCCCATCGGGATAACAAGCTGTACTGTTCGTTGCGAGTGACTCCAGCCCGTCAGTCCAATGAAAGCAAAAGTATGGAATCCAATCAGCTGTATTCTGGACGGAAAGATTAGCTGTTGATGTCAGACGATGACTTTGACCGTGAGGGGCAGATAATGGAGCATGGCCAGGCTGTTGTAGTTATAGATGTTGTCCGGTATTGTCAAACGTCGTATGCCAGAATGGTGCTCTTTTTAAAATGTTTCAAGTCAATGGCAGCTTCGAATACATTTCAAAGAACTATGTTGGCGATCTAGCTGGCATCGGGTGAAGCTTGGCTGTAGTCGTCCTGGAAAGCCTGCAGATAATGCGTATGTCAAATTTGTCTATAGTCACTGTGACAGTAATGTCTGAACCAGCACAGGTCTTTTCGCTGTAAGGTACTCATCAAAAACAGGATTCCTGACGGAAAGTTTGCAATGAGTGGAGCCCCAACTGGCACAGAGTTGAAGGAAGGTCAATCTACAAAACCTTATCTTATTTCATCTGGCTCACCAATCGAAAGGAGTGATCGGGTGGCCACCGATCTAAATGCATTATTGTATCGATATTGCTTTCCAATCACTTTTAAATCGAAGACATAGGCGTTCGTGTTTCCAGATAAAAAGAGCCCCTGGCATTCAACTCTACAGTAAACAGAATGAGAACCAACGGTAGTTTTTGATATTATCGTCGTTTATACGAACTTATTCTGTCACGTTTCATATAGCTTAGGATGGCAGATTGAAATTTACGACAACAATTCGAATCGCAGGCCCCATTGTGCTTGTCAGTTTGTTACTACTGGTTGTCGGAGTATCTGGAGCATGGTACGTGCAGAGATTGCAACGACAAACTTCTGAAGTTTTGAACCAAAACGTTGCCAGCATACGTGCAGCAGAAGAGCTCAATGTATACTTGCTGCAAATTCGTTTTGGATTGAACAAATTTTTGATTGGAGGCAATCGTGATCGAATTGATCATGTTAAGAAAATGAAACCTCAAGTCGACGAATGGCTTAATAAAGCTAGTCAATTGGCTAACTCTTCTGAAGAACAGAAAGCCATAGAAGTGATTAAAGGAGGTCTGGAAAAGCTGTTCTCAAAATTAAGTCAACTCACTCTCTCCTCTGATCTATCAGCTCTAAGGCAAATTGTCGAGATTCTTGTAGAGGAAGAGTTGTCAAATCATATTCTGCCTGCTGCAGCTCATTTTCTAAACATCAATGAGCAGAAATTGGAAGCGAGCAGTAGTGAGAATAAACTGTTCGCCAATCGTCTAGTCCTGGTGCTTTTTCTATTGGGAACATGTGGATCAATTGCCGGGTTGATTACCGGCTATGGAGTGGCAAGTACCATTAGTCGATCAATTGTCAAACTAACTTTGCCCCTGAAAGATGTAGCAGGGCAATTAAACGAAGTCGTGGGGCCAATAACAATGTCGGCTGACTTGGAGATCGAAGATATCGAAAGTGTGTTGAAGACTATTTCTGATGAAATTGCAACAGTAATCCAGCAATTGCAGGACCGACAACGAGAATTAATCCGCTCTGATCAATTAGCAGCCCTAGGACAATTATCAGCGGGCTTGGCTCATGAGCTTAGAAACCCATTGATGTGTATGACTGTATTAGTACAATCGGCACTCTCTGATCAAAACCGAGCGCTGGATGAGAAAGATCTGCGTGTACTTGATGCTGAAATGCAGAGACTTGATCGTCTCCTACAAGAGTTTCTCAATTTTGCACGTCCCGCAGCTACAGAATTAACAAGAGTTGACCTCCGTAATCTAGCAGTACAAACAGTTGAGTTCCTAAGGCCAAAAGCAGATTTGGTTGGAGTTAAAATCAGAGTAGAAACTACTACCTACCCTATTTTTATTCTTGCTGATGACAAACAAATGCGTCAACTGATACTCAATCTGTTGCTCAACGCAATTGATGCAATCTCAACAGAGGGTACTGTCGAGCTAGAATTATCAATCGATCCTATTAATTCACAATACTGCCTCCTTGTAATCCGGGACGAGGGATGCGGGCTCGCACTAGAAGCTCTCAATCGCGCGTTTGAACCATTCTTCAGTACCAAGAATGAGGGACTTGGAATGGGACTGGTTACTTGTAGGCGAATTGTTGAAGCACACCAAGGAGAGATTACGATTGCAAATGGCGTAGAGAAAGGTGCGGTAATAACAGTTCGCATCCCCATGACCACTAGAGGTATCCTGTCCATGGGAGAGGATTACTCTGAACTTGATAATAGTCCCAAGAACGGAGCATGAACCTTGGCAAGGCTACTCATTATTGACGATGAACCAAATTTGCTTTACTCATTACGGAAAACTTTGCAGGATACGGATCTCGAAATCATTACTGCAGAGACAGGTAGTGCAGGAATTAATTTAGTCAAAGAATTCCAGCCGGATACTGTCATTTTGGATGTCCGCTTGCCAGATATGTCTGGGCTAGACGTATTTAACGAAATTCGTCTAATTGACAAAAGGCTCCCAGTAATAATATTTACAGCCCATTCTACAACTGAGACGGCAATAGAAGCGACAAAAAGAGGAGCATTTGATTACTTGCTCAAGCCAGTTCAATTTAATGAACTCCGGGAAATTATGAACCGTGCTCTTGAAATAAGTCGAATGAGCCATGTTCCAACTCTCTTTGGTGATACAAAATATAATTCAACTGCAGATACTATTATTGGCCGTTCATCAGCTATGCAAAAAGTGTACAAAGCAATTGGACGTGCAGCACCTCAAGATATCACTGTTTTGATTCAGGGAGAAAGTGGAACAGGAAAAGAAATGGTGGCCAAAGCTATCTATCACCATAGCCAGCGTAGGGATGGGCCTTTTATGGCAATAAACTGCGCCTCGATTCCAGATGCATTGCTAGAAAGTGAGCTGTTTGGTTATGAGCGTGGAGCATTTACTGGTGCGGATCATCAACGAGTGGGAAAGTATGAGCAAGTGGATGGGGGTACGTTGTTTCTTGATGAAATTGGAGACATGTCTCCATCCACACAAGCTAAAGTATTACGGTTACTTCAAGACGGAAGTTTTGAGCGAGTCGGTAGCAATAAGACTGTCCAATCTGATGTCCGAATTATCTCTGCAACGAATCGTGATCTTTATCAGATGGTTGAATCAGGTGAGTTTCGCCGGGATCTTTACTATCGCCTGAATGTATTCTCTATAGAACTACCTCCGCTCAGACAACGCATTGAGGATATACCTGCTTTGGTTGAATATTTTATTAAAACGGCAGGTACTCAAGTTGCAAGTTCCGTTCGTAGTATCACCGAAGATGCTCTAGAAATACTGATGGGACATGACTGGCCTGGAAATGTACGCGAACTTCAAAGTACCATTAAGCATTGCCTTATTCAGTCTGTGGGGGAGTTGATCACACGTGAATGTCTCCCTTCAAGCTGTCTGTGTAAGCAGGTTCATGAAGATTCAACAACAAATACAATCGGTAATCTTAATTCTGATTCACTCTTAGAGATCCACAAGCTTGTCGAAGATCTTCTATCAACTGGAGAAGAGGATCTACACCGAAAAGTACACTCTGAGATTGATCGAATCCTACTGCCATGTGTGTTGGGACACGTAGATGGTAGCCAGGCTCAAGCAGCAAAGATTTTAGGAGTTGCACGTAGTACCTTGCGAAACAGGATAGAAGATCTGGGAATAAGTATTGAAAAGCGAATACTCACCGAAGAAGGTTGAAACATGACCCTTGCAATTGTAAGTAGCTTGTTCTACCCGACTCTAAAAATGAACTATATCCCCTCGGATTGGCATGCGCCCCTTGAATTGATGATCTAATGGGTAAAGACAAGGTGATGTCGCCCTTTAATCGATTTCAATCAATTGACCTGCCCCCCTTAACCGCGTCCAGAACTTGATATACTAATCAGGATTCTGCACCAATTGAGGAGGAGGCAGCATGCCCACCATACCTCATTCATCCGAACAAATCATTTTAAAATGCCGGGAAGCGGAGGTCCATCTCGCTCAGGGGATGACGATTCCCCTGATGTGAAAGAAACTGGGAATTCACCAGCAGACGTACTACAAGTGGTGTCGTGAATACGGCGGTTTGCGGATGGATCTGGCCAAACGTCTGAAAGAGTTGGAAAAGGAAAATGCCCGACTCAAAAAACTGCTGGCAGAGTCTGAACTGGATAAAGCCATTTTGCGGGAAGCTGCCTCGAGAAACTACTGAGCCCGTCGAAACGGAGTAAGGCGGTGAATTTCGTAAGAGATTCCCTGGGACATGATCAGGTCTCGGAACGCCGGGCCTGTCGTGTCCTGGGACAATACCGTTCCACGCAACGGAGGCAGCCTGTGGTTCCCTCAGATGAACCCCGGCTGGTTCGGGAGATCATCGATCTGGCGAGCCAGTATGGCCGTTATGGTTACCATCGCGTGGCCGAGTTACTGCGACGGCGAGGCTGGAAAGTGAATCACAAGCGAGTGGAACGGTTCTGGCGACAGGAAGGCCTGAAAGTACCACAAAAACAGCCGAAACGCCGGCGACTGTGGTTCAATGACGGCTCCTGTGTCCGGCTACGTCCCCGGTATCGCGATCATGTCTGGAACTACGATTTTGTGCATTGTCGCACACACGATGGCCGGGCCTTCCGGATGCTGACCGTACTTGATGAATATATCAGGGAGTGCCTGTGCATTGATTTGGAAAGGAGGTTGAACAGCGAAAGTGTTCTGGGGCGTCTGAGTGACCTGTTTGTGCGTCGTGGAGTCCCGGACCATATTCGCAGTGATAATGGCCCAGAGTTCACGGCTGAGCGTGTTCGTGACTGGCTCCGCAGGGTAGAAGTGAAGACCTTGTTCATTGAACCAGGCAGTCCCTGGGAAAACGGTTACATCGAATCGTTGAACGGAAAACTGAGAGATGAATTGCTCAACGGTGAAATCTTCGATACGTTATGGGAAGCCAAAGTACTGATTGAACGCTGGAGGAAAGATTACAACTCCATCAGACCGCACAGTTCACTGGGCTGCAGAGCCCCGGTACCGGAAGCGAAGCTGTTCTGCTCGCCTGCTTCCGCTCCGCTCCAACAGGCGAGCAGAACAGCCATGAAAACAACAGAACACTAAGTCGCATGACTGGTGTCATTCGTGGGGGCACGTCAGGGAACGTCCTGTAAACCGACGGCAGTCTGCAAGGAAGATTACAAAAGGCAACTTCCACACAGTTTACAGGGATAC is a window from the Gimesia benthica genome containing:
- a CDS encoding transposase; this encodes MLEVNESTYLRWRNQYGGMKSEEANRLKQLEDENKRLKELAFDLSLDNKMLKYISEGN
- a CDS encoding sigma-54-dependent transcriptional regulator, producing the protein MARLLIIDDEPNLLYSLRKTLQDTDLEIITAETGSAGINLVKEFQPDTVILDVRLPDMSGLDVFNEIRLIDKRLPVIIFTAHSTTETAIEATKRGAFDYLLKPVQFNELREIMNRALEISRMSHVPTLFGDTKYNSTADTIIGRSSAMQKVYKAIGRAAPQDITVLIQGESGTGKEMVAKAIYHHSQRRDGPFMAINCASIPDALLESELFGYERGAFTGADHQRVGKYEQVDGGTLFLDEIGDMSPSTQAKVLRLLQDGSFERVGSNKTVQSDVRIISATNRDLYQMVESGEFRRDLYYRLNVFSIELPPLRQRIEDIPALVEYFIKTAGTQVASSVRSITEDALEILMGHDWPGNVRELQSTIKHCLIQSVGELITRECLPSSCLCKQVHEDSTTNTIGNLNSDSLLEIHKLVEDLLSTGEEDLHRKVHSEIDRILLPCVLGHVDGSQAQAAKILGVARSTLRNRIEDLGISIEKRILTEEG
- a CDS encoding DUF1559 domain-containing protein, whose product is MNKERMKNVNGFTLIELLVVIAIIAILIALLLPAVQQAREAARRSQCKNNLKQIGLAMHNYNDTHRVFPPGYVSVDPANTGSIEQGLYGWGAFILPFLDQAPLFQQLRVGDVRLQANLTNPITRGILETPIPIFNCPSDIGPALNTWNNTSGYDRRVTSDGTNRIAIAKSNYVMVSGSGDSTTPAVTPVTYGAHNGIGAQNSNTRIRDITDGTSNTLAVGERAFQVGQLQTGAGTVMGFSAVTNSGIKNGGTAVLGIAYWGINQTVIQSNHQSRSFSSPHVGGAHFLMCDGAVRFLSENLDFRGNSIGSGFQIDSTFERLLSKNDGQVIGEF
- a CDS encoding transthyretin-like family protein; this translates as MVSISRFSSQFLLFMIIFIALGCGQRGSDQPDLGYVQGTVTMDGKPFVGAIIVFSPENGRQSAGTLDENGKYELEYMHHSKGAKLGSHTIGFGTPTGETLAVPIPKKYLYGTETGLKAEVKPGNNSFDFSLKSK
- a CDS encoding sensor histidine kinase, coding for MKFTTTIRIAGPIVLVSLLLLVVGVSGAWYVQRLQRQTSEVLNQNVASIRAAEELNVYLLQIRFGLNKFLIGGNRDRIDHVKKMKPQVDEWLNKASQLANSSEEQKAIEVIKGGLEKLFSKLSQLTLSSDLSALRQIVEILVEEELSNHILPAAAHFLNINEQKLEASSSENKLFANRLVLVLFLLGTCGSIAGLITGYGVASTISRSIVKLTLPLKDVAGQLNEVVGPITMSADLEIEDIESVLKTISDEIATVIQQLQDRQRELIRSDQLAALGQLSAGLAHELRNPLMCMTVLVQSALSDQNRALDEKDLRVLDAEMQRLDRLLQEFLNFARPAATELTRVDLRNLAVQTVEFLRPKADLVGVKIRVETTTYPIFILADDKQMRQLILNLLLNAIDAISTEGTVELELSIDPINSQYCLLVIRDEGCGLALEALNRAFEPFFSTKNEGLGMGLVTCRRIVEAHQGEITIANGVEKGAVITVRIPMTTRGILSMGEDYSELDNSPKNGA